A window of the Thalassophryne amazonica chromosome 11, fThaAma1.1, whole genome shotgun sequence genome harbors these coding sequences:
- the LOC117520764 gene encoding solute carrier family 25 member 53-like isoform X1, giving the protein MNCTKEKHMGRGPEQQEGFRVYFHSYLHGGTTSLLSTIIVFPVYKTIFRQQINSMPVQQTVRELLKEGPVKLFRGMAPPLLMKTLNGTLLFGLQDTLQQHLSRSSPHVTGTAALPAVAGFGAGIVEAVVFTPFERVQNVLQNSQNDRHLPTLKSILVWLKAQRPASGYYRAFLPITARNSLGSCLYFGLKGPMCEVVACQGLSPLASSFVSGTLTSMAISLALYPLSVLVANMQAQVSEEAKGVRVCWRMLWESRQRSLTLLYRGGLLVILRSCITWGIATAIYDRQERRSG; this is encoded by the exons ATGAACTGTACGAAGGAGAAACA CATGGGGCGGGGTCCTGAACAACAAGAGGGCTTTAGGGTATATTTCCACAGCTACCTGCACGGGGGGACCACCAGCTTGTTGTCCACCATCATCGTCTTCCCTGTTTACAAAACTATTTTCCGTCAGCAAATCAACAGCATGCCAGTTCAGCAGACAGTGAGGGAGCTCCTCAAAGAGGGGCCCGTGAAGCTCTTTCGGGGGATGGCCCCACCTCTGCTGATGAAGACTTTGAATGGCACGCTGCTCTTTGGGCTCCAGGACACCCTCCAGCAACACTTGTCCAGATCATCCCCACATGTCACCGGCACCGCCGCCCTGCCAGCTGTAGCTGGATTTGGTGCCGGTATTGTGGAAGCTGTAGTCTTTACCCCATTTGagcgagtccagaatgtattgCAGAATAGCCAAAACGACCGCCATCTACCTACCTTGAAGAGTATTTTAGTTTGGCTGAAGGCGCAGAGGCCAGCCTCAGGGTATTACAGAGCCTTCCTGCCCATCACAGCCCGCAACAGTTTAGGCAGCTGCCTTTACTTTggtttgaaggggccaatgtgcGAAGTTGTGGCATGTCAGGGGCTTTCTCCATTGGCCTCGTCCTTCGTCTCTGGAACGCTGACCTCCATGGCAATCAGTTTGGCTCTGTACCCGCTGTCTGTGCTGGTGGCCAATATGCAGGCACAGGTGAGCGAGGAGGCAAAAGGAGTCCGGGTATGCTGGAGGATGCTGTGGGAATCCCGACAGCGGAGCTTGACTCTGCTGTACCGAGGGGGTTTGCTGGTTATTCTGAGGTCGTGCATCACATGGGGAATCGCCACTGCTATTTATGACAGGCAGGAGAGACGCTCAGGGTGA
- the LOC117520764 gene encoding solute carrier family 25 member 53-like isoform X2, protein MGRGPEQQEGFRVYFHSYLHGGTTSLLSTIIVFPVYKTIFRQQINSMPVQQTVRELLKEGPVKLFRGMAPPLLMKTLNGTLLFGLQDTLQQHLSRSSPHVTGTAALPAVAGFGAGIVEAVVFTPFERVQNVLQNSQNDRHLPTLKSILVWLKAQRPASGYYRAFLPITARNSLGSCLYFGLKGPMCEVVACQGLSPLASSFVSGTLTSMAISLALYPLSVLVANMQAQVSEEAKGVRVCWRMLWESRQRSLTLLYRGGLLVILRSCITWGIATAIYDRQERRSG, encoded by the coding sequence ATGGGGCGGGGTCCTGAACAACAAGAGGGCTTTAGGGTATATTTCCACAGCTACCTGCACGGGGGGACCACCAGCTTGTTGTCCACCATCATCGTCTTCCCTGTTTACAAAACTATTTTCCGTCAGCAAATCAACAGCATGCCAGTTCAGCAGACAGTGAGGGAGCTCCTCAAAGAGGGGCCCGTGAAGCTCTTTCGGGGGATGGCCCCACCTCTGCTGATGAAGACTTTGAATGGCACGCTGCTCTTTGGGCTCCAGGACACCCTCCAGCAACACTTGTCCAGATCATCCCCACATGTCACCGGCACCGCCGCCCTGCCAGCTGTAGCTGGATTTGGTGCCGGTATTGTGGAAGCTGTAGTCTTTACCCCATTTGagcgagtccagaatgtattgCAGAATAGCCAAAACGACCGCCATCTACCTACCTTGAAGAGTATTTTAGTTTGGCTGAAGGCGCAGAGGCCAGCCTCAGGGTATTACAGAGCCTTCCTGCCCATCACAGCCCGCAACAGTTTAGGCAGCTGCCTTTACTTTggtttgaaggggccaatgtgcGAAGTTGTGGCATGTCAGGGGCTTTCTCCATTGGCCTCGTCCTTCGTCTCTGGAACGCTGACCTCCATGGCAATCAGTTTGGCTCTGTACCCGCTGTCTGTGCTGGTGGCCAATATGCAGGCACAGGTGAGCGAGGAGGCAAAAGGAGTCCGGGTATGCTGGAGGATGCTGTGGGAATCCCGACAGCGGAGCTTGACTCTGCTGTACCGAGGGGGTTTGCTGGTTATTCTGAGGTCGTGCATCACATGGGGAATCGCCACTGCTATTTATGACAGGCAGGAGAGACGCTCAGGGTGA